From a single Calothrix sp. NIES-2098 genomic region:
- a CDS encoding helicase domain-containing protein, with protein sequence MYLTLNRVQELPAFRLRLPLLRENSGNYQAQQPLPGCPRMPQSLQLRQYQRQAITSWFANNGRGTLKMATGSGKTITALAIACELYQQINLQVLVVVCPYRHLVTQWARECEKFNLQPILAFENVRNWQSQLSTQIYNLRSGSQRFVTVITTNSTLIGDGFQSQLKYLPDRTLIIGDEAHNLGAPKLEESLPRRVGLRLALSATPERYFDDYGTQSLFDYFGPVLQPEFTLRDAIAQGALVHYLYYPVLVELTEAESIAYLKLTRRIGRSLLYRERENGAVGDFEDNEDLKPLLMQRARLIGAAENKLKALRELMATRKDTTHTLFYCSDGSQEVGQRSSLRQLKAVAKILGVELGYKVSTYTAQTSLQEREVLRRQFESGELQGLVAIRCLDEGVDIPAIQTAVILSSSGNPRQFIQRRGRVLRPHPGKERATIFDMIVLPPDLERETIEVERNLLKKELRRFVEFADLADNAGEARMKLLALQKRYGLLDI encoded by the coding sequence ATGTACCTGACGCTAAATCGAGTGCAGGAATTGCCCGCTTTCCGCTTACGATTACCATTGTTAAGGGAAAATTCGGGAAATTATCAAGCTCAACAACCATTACCAGGATGTCCAAGAATGCCACAATCTCTGCAATTGCGGCAATATCAGCGACAAGCTATTACTAGCTGGTTTGCTAACAACGGCAGAGGTACGCTAAAAATGGCAACTGGTAGTGGTAAAACTATCACAGCATTGGCGATCGCTTGTGAATTATACCAGCAGATTAACTTACAAGTGTTGGTGGTGGTGTGTCCCTATCGTCATCTTGTCACCCAATGGGCGCGAGAATGCGAAAAGTTTAACTTACAGCCAATTTTAGCTTTTGAGAATGTCCGCAATTGGCAAAGTCAGCTTTCTACGCAAATTTATAATCTGCGTTCTGGTTCGCAAAGATTTGTCACGGTAATTACTACCAACTCCACATTAATTGGCGATGGCTTTCAGTCACAACTGAAATATTTACCCGATAGAACTTTGATTATTGGCGATGAAGCCCATAACTTAGGCGCACCAAAGTTAGAGGAAAGTTTACCACGCAGGGTTGGCTTGCGATTGGCTTTGTCTGCCACGCCGGAAAGGTACTTTGATGATTATGGCACCCAATCTTTGTTTGATTATTTTGGCCCTGTTCTCCAGCCAGAATTTACTTTGAGGGATGCGATCGCCCAAGGTGCTTTGGTACATTATCTCTACTATCCGGTTTTGGTGGAATTAACAGAAGCCGAAAGTATTGCTTATTTAAAATTAACTCGCAGAATTGGGCGATCGCTGTTATATCGAGAAAGAGAAAATGGCGCAGTCGGAGACTTTGAAGATAACGAAGATTTAAAGCCGTTATTGATGCAACGCGCCAGGTTAATTGGTGCGGCGGAAAACAAATTAAAGGCTTTGCGGGAATTAATGGCGACTCGCAAAGATACCACTCACACCCTATTCTATTGCAGTGATGGTTCCCAAGAAGTTGGACAACGTTCATCTCTGCGTCAACTCAAAGCTGTAGCCAAAATTCTCGGTGTCGAACTGGGGTACAAAGTCAGTACCTACACTGCTCAAACTTCTTTACAAGAAAGAGAGGTTTTACGCCGTCAATTTGAAAGCGGGGAGTTGCAAGGTTTGGTAGCAATTCGCTGTTTAGATGAAGGTGTGGATATCCCAGCAATTCAAACTGCGGTGATTTTATCAAGTTCTGGAAATCCCCGTCAGTTTATCCAACGACGAGGACGAGTTTTGCGTCCTCATCCTGGAAAAGAACGCGCAACGATTTTTGACATGATAGTTTTACCGCCAGATTTAGAAAGGGAAACTATAGAAGTAGAACGCAATTTATTAAAAAAAGAATTACGACGCTTTGTGGAGTTTGCTGATTTAGCTGACAACGCTGGCGAAGCAAGAATGAAATTACTTGCTTTACAAAAGCGTTATGGGTTGTTAGATATTTGA
- a CDS encoding SOS-response transcriptional repressor, LexA: protein MERLTEAQQELYEWLAEYIRTHQHSPSIRQMMQAMNLKSPAPIQSRLEHLRTKGYIEWTEGKARTIRILRPVATGVPILGTIAAGGLIEPFTDAVEHLDITNFSLPPQSYALRVAGDSMIEDLIADGDLVFLRPVPEPNHLKNGTIVAARVDGHGTTLKRFYRSGDRVTLKPANAKYQPIEVPAIHVQVQGSLVAVWRDYN from the coding sequence ATGGAACGTTTAACCGAAGCTCAACAAGAACTATATGAATGGCTGGCGGAATATATCCGAACGCATCAGCATTCGCCTTCAATTAGGCAAATGATGCAGGCGATGAACTTAAAGTCACCAGCACCAATTCAAAGTCGTTTAGAACATTTACGCACTAAAGGATATATTGAATGGACTGAAGGAAAAGCGCGCACAATCAGAATTTTGCGTCCTGTAGCGACAGGTGTACCAATTTTAGGTACTATTGCTGCTGGCGGTTTAATTGAACCTTTTACAGATGCTGTCGAACATTTAGATATTACTAATTTTTCCTTACCTCCCCAAAGTTATGCTTTGCGGGTAGCTGGCGACAGTATGATTGAAGATTTAATTGCTGATGGCGATTTAGTATTTTTGCGTCCAGTACCAGAACCAAATCATCTCAAAAATGGCACTATCGTCGCCGCCAGAGTTGATGGACATGGTACTACATTAAAGCGCTTTTATCGCAGTGGCGATCGCGTTACCCTCAAACCTGCAAATGCAAAGTATCAACCTATTGAAGTTCCGGCTATACACGTGCAAGTGCAAGGTTCTTTAGTCGCTGTTTGGCGTGACTATAACTAG
- a CDS encoding ornithine carbamoyltransferase, producing MVALNGRDLLSLADLSSTELQELLQLASQLKSQQLKLRSNKVLGLLFSKASTRTRVSFTVAMYQLGGQVIDLNPNVTQVSRGEPVQDTARVLDRYLDVLAIRTFAQEELETFASYAKIPVINALTDAEHPCQVLADLMTIQECFGSLSGLTLTYVGDGNNVANSLMLGCALAGMNVRIATPPGYEPDSKIVEQARAIANNQTEVLLTHDPEIAAKGAAVLYTDVWASMGQEAEADDRFPIFQPYQISEQLLSLADREAIVLHCLPAHRGEEITEAVIEGNQSRVWDQAENRMHAQKALLASILGAE from the coding sequence ATGGTAGCGTTGAACGGACGAGATTTATTAAGTCTGGCAGACCTCAGTTCTACAGAACTTCAAGAACTTCTGCAATTAGCGTCTCAACTCAAATCACAACAGCTAAAATTGCGAAGTAACAAAGTATTGGGATTGTTGTTCTCCAAAGCTTCAACTCGCACGCGAGTAAGTTTTACTGTGGCGATGTACCAATTGGGTGGACAGGTAATCGATCTCAATCCCAATGTCACCCAAGTGAGTCGTGGGGAACCTGTGCAAGATACCGCACGGGTATTGGATCGATATTTGGATGTTTTGGCAATTCGGACTTTTGCGCAGGAAGAGTTAGAAACTTTTGCTAGTTATGCCAAGATTCCTGTAATTAATGCGCTGACTGATGCAGAACATCCTTGTCAGGTATTAGCCGATTTAATGACGATTCAAGAATGCTTTGGTAGCCTGAGTGGGTTAACTTTGACCTACGTGGGTGATGGGAATAATGTTGCTAATTCCTTAATGCTAGGCTGTGCTTTGGCGGGAATGAATGTGAGAATCGCTACGCCTCCAGGCTATGAACCCGATTCTAAAATAGTCGAACAAGCAAGAGCGATCGCGAATAATCAAACTGAAGTTCTCCTCACCCACGACCCAGAAATTGCCGCTAAGGGTGCGGCTGTTCTTTACACTGATGTCTGGGCAAGTATGGGACAAGAAGCAGAAGCAGACGATCGCTTCCCGATTTTCCAACCTTACCAAATTTCCGAACAGTTATTAAGCCTTGCTGACCGAGAAGCAATTGTTTTACATTGCTTACCAGCCCATCGCGGTGAAGAAATTACCGAAGCAGTAATTGAAGGCAATCAATCGCGAGTTTGGGATCAAGCCGAAAATCGAATGCACGCACAAAAAGCTTTGCTTGCCAGTATCTTAGGGGCAGAATAG
- a CDS encoding putative alpha-glucanotransferase, with protein MAKPIEFNLFAPYNKGAALIGSFSDWQEIPMEKGDDGYFRTSVELEDGEYQYKFRVQSNSWFMEPEQWVDVTDPYATNIDEFGGKDNGIVRIKDGERIVDTYVWQHDDKPLPADHELVIYELHVGDFSGGEDDPYARGKYKHVVEKLDYLCELGINAIELMPVKEYPGDYSWGYNPRYFFATESSYGSTEGLKNLIDECHARGIRVIMDGIYNHSESSSPLTQIDHDYWYHHAPRDPDNSWGPEFNYEHYDENLDTYPARKFIGDTVRFWIEEYHIDGIRYDAARQIANYDFMHWIVQEAKNAAGAKPFYNIAEHIPETTSITNIDGPMDGCWHDSFYHTVIAHICSDTFDLENLKDLIDSKRQGFMGATNVVNYLTNHDHDRLMVELGNRNIFDEEAFRRAKLGVAILMTAVGVPLVWMGEEFGEYKPKQPESAKIDWTLLGNDLNSSLFEYYKGLINLRKNSHALYTENIDFIHENPEAKVIAYSRWNDEGSRVVVVANFSENFLGGYHIPNFPCSGTWHEWTANYDVEAGDDGIITDIGPYEAKVFVWQ; from the coding sequence ATGGCAAAGCCAATTGAATTTAATCTATTTGCTCCCTACAACAAAGGCGCAGCATTAATTGGTTCTTTTTCTGATTGGCAAGAGATTCCAATGGAAAAAGGAGATGATGGTTATTTCCGTACCTCTGTTGAATTAGAAGATGGTGAGTATCAATATAAATTTCGCGTTCAATCAAATTCATGGTTTATGGAGCCAGAACAATGGGTTGACGTGACAGATCCTTACGCAACTAATATTGACGAATTTGGAGGTAAAGATAACGGCATTGTCCGTATTAAAGATGGGGAAAGGATTGTTGATACCTATGTTTGGCAACATGACGATAAACCTTTGCCTGCTGACCACGAATTAGTAATTTATGAATTGCACGTCGGGGATTTTTCTGGTGGTGAAGACGATCCTTATGCACGAGGCAAATATAAACACGTTGTTGAAAAACTAGATTATTTATGTGAATTAGGAATCAACGCGATCGAGTTGATGCCAGTTAAAGAATATCCTGGTGACTATAGCTGGGGTTATAATCCTCGCTATTTTTTTGCAACCGAATCTAGTTATGGTTCTACAGAAGGGTTAAAAAATCTCATTGATGAGTGCCATGCTAGAGGTATTCGTGTCATTATGGATGGTATTTATAATCATTCAGAATCTAGCAGTCCATTAACACAAATTGACCACGATTATTGGTATCACCACGCACCTCGCGATCCCGATAATAGCTGGGGGCCTGAGTTTAATTACGAACATTATGACGAAAACTTAGATACATATCCAGCCAGAAAATTTATTGGAGATACAGTCAGGTTTTGGATTGAAGAATATCATATAGATGGTATTCGCTATGATGCGGCGCGGCAAATCGCTAACTACGATTTTATGCACTGGATTGTTCAAGAAGCGAAAAATGCTGCTGGTGCAAAACCCTTTTACAATATTGCCGAACACATTCCAGAAACTACCAGCATTACCAATATAGATGGGCCAATGGATGGTTGCTGGCATGACAGTTTTTACCATACAGTTATTGCACACATTTGTAGTGATACTTTCGATTTAGAAAATCTTAAAGACTTAATTGATAGTAAACGTCAAGGCTTTATGGGTGCTACCAATGTAGTAAATTATCTCACCAACCACGACCACGATCGCCTGATGGTAGAATTGGGTAATCGGAATATTTTTGATGAAGAAGCATTTAGAAGAGCTAAATTAGGAGTAGCGATTCTAATGACAGCTGTTGGGGTGCCTTTGGTGTGGATGGGTGAAGAATTTGGGGAGTACAAACCCAAACAACCTGAGTCAGCCAAAATTGATTGGACTTTACTTGGTAACGACCTAAATTCTAGTTTGTTTGAATACTATAAGGGCTTGATTAACTTGCGTAAAAATAGCCATGCACTCTACACAGAGAATATTGATTTTATTCATGAAAATCCAGAGGCAAAAGTAATCGCTTACAGCCGTTGGAATGATGAAGGTTCGCGTGTTGTTGTAGTAGCAAATTTTTCTGAAAACTTCCTAGGTGGGTATCATATTCCTAACTTTCCTTGTAGCGGCACATGGCACGAGTGGACAGCTAATTATGATGTGGAAGCTGGTGATGATGGCATCATTACTGATATTGGGCCATATGAAGCCAAAGTATTTGTTTGGCAGTAA
- a CDS encoding phospho-2-dehydro-3-deoxyheptonate aldolase, translating to MRHTLFDANIENSHVLLTPNEVKAKVPLTKLAEQTVLKYREELEQILDFQDRRKFIVVGPCSIHDPKAAIEYSQRLKLLAEKVQDRLLLVMRVYFEKPRTTVGWKGLINDPEMDDSFHVENGLLIARSLLLQIAEMGLPAATEALDPIIPQYISELIAWSAIGARTTESQTHREMASGLSMPVGFKNGTDGNIQVALNALQSARTPHNFLGINQDGQVSVFQTRGNAYGHVILRGGNQPNFDAENVRLVEEKLKEANLPPRIVIDCSHGNTNKDYKLQASVLENVIQQVVDGNTSIVGMMLESNLYEGNQSVNCQKDELKYGVSVTDKCIGWEETERIILAAYEKLK from the coding sequence ATGCGCCACACATTATTCGATGCCAACATTGAGAATTCTCACGTCTTATTAACTCCCAACGAAGTAAAAGCAAAAGTACCATTAACTAAATTAGCTGAACAGACAGTTCTAAAATATAGGGAAGAACTAGAACAAATTCTAGACTTTCAAGATAGAAGAAAATTTATCGTTGTTGGGCCTTGTTCAATTCACGATCCAAAAGCAGCGATCGAATATTCACAAAGACTAAAACTTTTAGCAGAGAAAGTCCAAGATAGATTACTCTTGGTAATGCGGGTATATTTTGAAAAACCCAGAACAACAGTAGGATGGAAAGGATTAATTAACGATCCAGAAATGGATGATTCTTTTCATGTAGAAAATGGTTTATTAATTGCCCGTAGCTTACTGTTACAAATTGCCGAAATGGGCTTACCTGCGGCTACAGAAGCACTCGATCCAATCATACCTCAATACATTAGCGAACTGATTGCCTGGTCTGCCATTGGCGCACGCACCACCGAATCACAAACTCACCGAGAAATGGCGAGTGGACTTTCCATGCCTGTAGGTTTTAAAAATGGTACTGATGGTAATATCCAAGTAGCCTTAAATGCTCTACAATCTGCTAGAACTCCTCACAATTTTCTTGGCATTAATCAAGATGGGCAGGTCAGCGTATTTCAAACTAGAGGCAATGCCTACGGTCATGTTATTTTAAGGGGTGGTAATCAACCCAATTTCGATGCTGAAAATGTTCGCTTGGTAGAAGAGAAGTTAAAAGAAGCGAATTTACCACCAAGAATTGTAATAGACTGTAGTCATGGCAATACAAATAAAGACTACAAGTTACAAGCATCTGTTTTGGAAAACGTAATTCAACAAGTAGTTGATGGAAATACATCGATTGTCGGCATGATGCTGGAATCGAATTTATATGAAGGTAATCAATCAGTTAATTGCCAAAAAGATGAGTTGAAATATGGTGTATCCGTGACAGATAAGTGCATTGGTTGGGAGGAAACAGAAAGAATTATTTTGGCAGCTTACGAAAAACTTAAGTAA
- a CDS encoding RimK domain-containing protein ATP-grasp, which translates to MLQEKSTDAVRINARKTDVFDIFHFKHYMGPNPYLEVGALVFDFVLTEYRKPLPIEDYVAIISDRYPNLGNQEYESYTHLFAQTLSEVGKLEMGLHLTRWSVQPNSDSVRIAIQSLHERTTRGVVYFVWDWFEAINRDADFLFEDELARLQNKFRQSVYGGPTVYSLLRTAYEKGIPTFYLWEEGLMQYGFGKKHIRGIATTFDCDSHIDSDFTTRKDDCKAFLKTLGFPVPEGDIVISEKEALAVAREIGYPVAVKPVVGHKGIGVTAEVQDSEELESAYGRALAAIPDEQPTRIIVEKSISGADFRLLCVNGKFVAATERRPASVVGDGYSTIDELIRQENRKPARWDTPTSPMSKIQRDEAMELYLKEQRLTLDSVIEKDRTVYLRKVANLSAGGISINATHTVHHDNIILAQDIAQHFRLTCLGIDVITKSLAESWKSGNFAILEINAAPGILMHLNPAVGDSVDVPSHILGTFFESGTEARIPIITFNKISVQELQETIDHILLQHPEWTIGAVCHDGVFVNRSKKVLSKDYNSNVQSLLRNPKLDLLIAEYEDEILENCGMFYHGSNMVVLDNPTEIEMMLVRDVLDGSTVVIKKGESVSISRKGLIEEYTLGEDEPFTRVYLKEVGTIL; encoded by the coding sequence ATGCTTCAAGAAAAAAGCACCGATGCAGTCCGCATCAATGCCAGAAAAACCGACGTATTCGATATTTTCCACTTCAAGCATTACATGGGGCCAAATCCCTATTTGGAAGTAGGGGCTTTAGTATTTGATTTTGTGTTGACAGAGTATAGAAAACCTCTGCCCATTGAGGATTATGTTGCCATTATTAGCGATCGCTATCCCAATTTAGGCAATCAAGAATACGAATCCTACACCCATCTGTTTGCCCAAACTCTATCAGAGGTAGGAAAATTGGAAATGGGCTTACACCTAACCCGTTGGAGTGTACAACCAAATTCCGATTCTGTGCGTATTGCTATTCAATCGCTTCACGAACGCACAACTAGAGGGGTAGTGTACTTTGTTTGGGATTGGTTTGAGGCTATTAACCGCGATGCAGACTTTTTGTTTGAAGATGAGCTAGCACGGTTACAAAATAAATTTAGGCAATCTGTTTACGGTGGCCCCACAGTCTACTCCTTATTGCGCACAGCATACGAAAAAGGTATTCCCACTTTTTATTTGTGGGAAGAAGGACTGATGCAATACGGTTTTGGGAAAAAACATATTCGCGGTATTGCAACTACATTTGACTGTGATAGCCATATAGATTCAGACTTTACCACTCGCAAAGATGACTGCAAGGCTTTCTTAAAAACCTTGGGTTTCCCCGTACCTGAGGGTGATATCGTGATTTCTGAAAAAGAAGCCCTAGCAGTAGCCAGAGAAATTGGCTATCCCGTAGCAGTTAAGCCTGTAGTCGGCCACAAAGGCATTGGTGTGACAGCCGAGGTACAAGATTCTGAAGAACTAGAATCTGCTTATGGTAGGGCGCTGGCTGCAATTCCTGACGAACAACCTACCCGCATAATTGTCGAGAAAAGTATATCTGGGGCAGATTTTCGCTTGCTTTGCGTCAATGGTAAATTTGTCGCCGCCACAGAACGGCGTCCTGCATCGGTTGTGGGTGATGGCTACTCCACTATTGATGAGTTAATTCGCCAAGAAAACCGCAAACCTGCGCGTTGGGATACTCCCACTTCTCCAATGAGTAAAATCCAGCGCGATGAAGCAATGGAATTGTACTTAAAAGAACAGCGTTTGACATTAGATAGCGTCATTGAAAAAGACCGCACCGTTTATCTTCGCAAAGTAGCGAATCTTTCCGCTGGCGGTATCAGCATTAATGCAACCCACACAGTTCATCATGACAACATCATTTTGGCGCAGGATATTGCCCAACACTTCCGATTAACTTGTCTGGGTATTGATGTTATTACTAAAAGCCTGGCTGAATCTTGGAAATCTGGTAACTTCGCCATTTTAGAAATCAACGCCGCACCCGGAATTTTAATGCATCTTAACCCGGCAGTTGGTGATAGTGTGGATGTACCTTCTCATATCTTAGGAACCTTTTTTGAATCAGGTACAGAGGCTAGAATCCCAATCATTACCTTTAATAAAATCTCAGTTCAAGAGTTGCAAGAAACGATAGACCATATCCTGTTGCAACATCCTGAGTGGACAATAGGCGCTGTTTGTCATGATGGCGTTTTTGTGAATCGGTCGAAAAAAGTTTTGAGCAAAGATTACAACAGCAATGTGCAAAGTTTGTTGCGTAATCCCAAACTTGATTTACTAATTGCCGAATACGAAGATGAGATTTTAGAAAATTGTGGAATGTTTTATCACGGTAGTAATATGGTGGTTCTCGATAATCCCACCGAGATTGAGATGATGCTAGTACGAGATGTATTAGATGGTTCTACTGTCGTGATTAAGAAAGGAGAAAGTGTTTCTATTAGCCGTAAAGGGTTAATTGAAGAATACACCTTGGGAGAAGATGAACCATTTACAAGGGTTTATTTGAAAGAAGTTGGCACAATTTTGTGA
- a CDS encoding cyanophycinase, whose translation MVTTNIKRQLVIIGGAEDKEGDCQILREFLRRAGGTKAHIVIMTAATELPREVGENYIRVFERLGAEKVRIVDTETREDAASSTALAAVNDATGIFFTGGDQARITSILKDTQLDEAIHKRFAEGVVVAGTSAGAAVMPDTMIVEGDSETNPRIEIVDIGPGMGFLPGVIIDQHFSQRGRLGRLISALLQEPADLGFGIDENTAMVVTDNQIEVVGEGAVTIVDESDATHNNIDEILKDEPLAIFGAKLHILPNGYKFDLETRKPILHNASVADSSVPVGSGNV comes from the coding sequence ATGGTGACGACCAATATTAAACGCCAGCTAGTGATAATTGGTGGAGCTGAAGATAAAGAGGGAGATTGTCAAATCCTGCGAGAGTTTCTGCGACGTGCAGGAGGTACGAAGGCTCATATCGTCATTATGACAGCAGCAACAGAACTTCCAAGAGAAGTAGGAGAAAATTATATTAGAGTCTTTGAAAGGTTAGGAGCAGAGAAAGTTCGGATAGTTGATACCGAAACTCGTGAAGATGCAGCTTCATCAACTGCTTTAGCAGCAGTGAATGATGCAACTGGAATATTTTTTACAGGAGGCGACCAAGCCCGCATTACTAGCATTCTCAAAGACACTCAACTTGATGAAGCTATTCACAAGCGATTTGCTGAAGGTGTCGTTGTCGCAGGTACAAGTGCGGGTGCTGCCGTCATGCCTGACACAATGATTGTAGAAGGTGATTCTGAAACAAATCCGCGAATTGAAATTGTCGATATTGGCCCTGGTATGGGCTTTTTACCAGGAGTAATTATCGATCAACATTTTTCACAACGCGGTCGTCTTGGACGCTTAATTTCTGCTTTGTTACAAGAACCCGCTGACTTAGGATTTGGTATTGATGAGAATACCGCTATGGTTGTTACTGATAACCAAATTGAAGTTGTTGGTGAAGGTGCAGTCACAATTGTTGATGAATCAGACGCAACACACAACAATATTGACGAAATTTTGAAGGATGAACCTTTAGCTATTTTCGGAGCTAAACTTCACATCTTGCCAAATGGTTATAAATTCGATCTCGAAACCCGCAAGCCTATCCTGCATAATGCCTCAGTAGCAGATTCATCTGTACCCGTTGGTTCAGGAAATGTCTAA
- a CDS encoding alpha amylase catalytic region has translation MSGVIEFNLFAPRNKKAALIGSFSDWQETPMEKTEDGYFRTQINLEDGIYQYKFRVQTQSPNFEPDEWIEVIDPYATDVDEQQKLGLVNIKNGQRIVDSYSWQYDDIPLPENEALIIYEMHVADFTGGDIDSEKRGTYLDAIEKLDYLQELGINAVELMPVNEYPGDYSWGYKVRHFFATESSYGSTEDLKRLIDECHHRGIRVFMDGIYNHTDEECPLMLIDRNYWYYEHMHYPEDPANYWGPEFNYDKYDEQLDVKPSWKYVGDVVRFWVQEYHIDGIRFDAVRQLANFEFLHWLAMQAKKNTAPKPFYNIAEHIPDTSKITTPQGPLDACWHESFHYFVIPHICGEKFEIEHLKQVLDPRQQGYKTGTNVINYLATHDRERLFRELGNKGIFDEAAFTRAKLAAVLLMTAMGIPMLWMGEEFGEHKRKSQNVNQPKKIAWPLLEHPENQDLFEYYRKLILLRKHNPALQSENIEFFHEDPQAKLLAYVRWDERGSQVVVVVNFCDRDLKDYQIPNFPTGEHWQDWFANTQVEPRKDGLVTDIQPYTAKIFVS, from the coding sequence ATGTCTGGTGTTATCGAATTTAACTTGTTTGCACCTCGTAATAAGAAAGCTGCGTTAATCGGTTCCTTCTCTGACTGGCAGGAAACACCAATGGAGAAAACCGAGGATGGTTATTTTCGGACGCAAATAAATTTAGAAGATGGTATTTATCAATATAAATTCCGCGTACAAACTCAAAGTCCTAATTTTGAACCTGATGAATGGATAGAAGTTATCGACCCTTATGCCACCGATGTTGATGAGCAACAAAAACTTGGCTTGGTAAACATTAAAAACGGTCAACGAATTGTTGATAGTTATAGTTGGCAATACGATGATATACCTCTACCAGAAAATGAAGCATTAATAATATATGAAATGCACGTTGCCGATTTTACTGGTGGCGATATTGATAGTGAAAAACGCGGCACATATTTAGATGCTATTGAAAAGTTAGATTATCTTCAAGAATTAGGAATTAATGCAGTTGAATTAATGCCCGTTAATGAGTATCCTGGCGACTATAGCTGGGGCTATAAAGTACGTCATTTTTTCGCAACAGAATCTAGTTATGGCTCAACAGAAGATTTAAAGCGGTTAATTGATGAGTGTCATCATAGAGGTATTCGGGTTTTCATGGATGGAATTTATAACCATACTGATGAAGAATGCCCGTTAATGTTGATTGACAGAAATTACTGGTACTACGAACACATGCACTACCCGGAAGACCCGGCGAATTATTGGGGGCCAGAGTTTAATTACGATAAATATGACGAACAATTAGATGTTAAACCTTCTTGGAAATACGTCGGAGATGTAGTGCGTTTTTGGGTGCAGGAGTATCACATTGATGGTATTCGCTTTGATGCAGTGCGCCAGTTAGCGAACTTTGAATTTTTGCATTGGTTAGCTATGCAAGCCAAAAAAAATACTGCACCTAAACCGTTTTATAATATTGCCGAACATATTCCTGATACCAGCAAAATTACAACACCACAGGGGCCGCTAGATGCTTGCTGGCATGAAAGTTTTCACTACTTTGTCATCCCACATATTTGTGGTGAGAAATTTGAAATAGAGCATCTCAAGCAGGTTTTAGACCCCAGACAGCAGGGTTATAAAACTGGTACGAATGTTATTAATTACCTAGCAACTCACGATCGCGAACGTTTATTTAGAGAATTAGGTAACAAAGGTATCTTTGATGAAGCAGCATTTACACGCGCTAAGTTAGCTGCTGTGCTGTTAATGACAGCAATGGGTATCCCAATGTTGTGGATGGGTGAAGAGTTTGGCGAACACAAACGCAAAAGCCAAAACGTTAATCAGCCAAAAAAAATCGCTTGGCCATTGCTAGAACATCCCGAAAATCAAGATTTATTTGAGTATTACAGAAAACTCATCCTCCTACGTAAACACAATCCAGCCCTGCAAAGTGAGAATATAGAGTTTTTCCACGAAGATCCACAGGCGAAACTCCTAGCATACGTTCGTTGGGACGAGCGAGGTTCTCAAGTGGTGGTTGTGGTAAACTTCTGCGATCGCGATCTCAAAGATTATCAAATTCCCAACTTTCCCACTGGAGAACATTGGCAAGATTGGTTTGCAAACACTCAAGTCGAACCTAGGAAAGATGGTTTGGTAACTGACATACAACCCTACACAGCCAAAATATTCGTTTCTTAG
- the rpsO gene encoding 30S ribosomal protein S15, translating to MALTQQRKQELISSYQVHETDTGSADVQIAMLTERINRLSEHLQANKKDHSSRRGLLKLIGHRKRLLSYVQQESREKYQALIARLGIRG from the coding sequence ATGGCTCTGACGCAACAGCGCAAACAAGAACTCATTTCCAGCTATCAAGTTCACGAAACTGATACCGGCTCTGCCGATGTCCAAATTGCTATGCTCACTGAACGGATTAATCGTCTCAGCGAACATCTGCAAGCAAACAAGAAAGACCATTCTTCTCGCCGAGGCTTGTTGAAGCTAATTGGTCATCGCAAGCGTCTTCTCTCCTATGTTCAGCAAGAAAGCCGAGAAAAATATCAAGCCTTGATTGCTCGTCTGGGAATTCGTGGTTAA